TAAAACAAGGAAAAAACGAAGAAGGAATAAGCATAGAAATGAATGTGCAGGCACATATGTCAGGACAGATATCAGGACAGGTACCTAATCAAGGGGGATTGCCCCAGCAAAATGGGAACCCTCTCCAGCCTTCCCAGATGCAGAATTTAGGTGTTGCTGGAGGTGTGGGTGTTTCTGGTGTTGTTGGCACTGGAGGTCCTCATAATACGTTGAATATGGACACGGACCTCATGAGAATACGTGAATTTATGCGAGGAAAGATGTAAGATTTTCTATAAGTAGTATTGTTTACCTTGTTTTATGAAATGTCTGCATCTGctgattgatttaatttaaactttatatagAGTAATTTGGAATAGAAGGTGCATTAGATGCTGACTTATACTGTCTGAATGCTATTTAGCATGAACTGAAGCTTTTTTGCTTATTTCATtccatcattttcttttctgtatGCATGTGTGTTTGCATGTacaattgtgcatgtttgtgaTGCTTGTGTACAGCTAGATGCTGAGTCTTAGATAATCATCTTCGCTGTCATTGATTCTTATATAATCATTATCGCTAGGTAGTTTCTTCTTTGATCAATCTATATGTAGAGATTAGGCAATTCCGTCTTAGAATTGTCTTGttattgtatgtatgtatagAGATCACTATTGATACCTAATGCTACTACTACCAATCTCATTTCTGTCAGCACTGAGATTCTAAAATTGCGGAACCAGCATCCTATTACTGAAGCATCAATGATGAAGTTTCGGGATTTTGCGAGACGGTTGGAAGAAGGTCTATTTAAGATCGCTCGTACAAAGGTTAATTAGTTTAGTTGtattcttcctttatttttcctcatttatttttctcatttctttattttcttccatgcTATAGAAGCACATTACTTTGCAttcttttgatgatttttatgctaCAACCTTCTTTCCCCTCTATTTCTAATGCTTGAAATTGTTTTTCTAGGAGGACTATGCAAATTTGAATACTTTAGAGCAACGTTTACAGATTCTAATAAAGGGTAGCAGAAATGTACACAACCAACGACATCCACAGCTTGTTAATTCGGCATCAGCAGCAGTTGGTACCATGATACCGACCCCGGGTATGTCGCACAGTGGCAATCCTAGCATGGTTACATCTTCTATAGATACTTCTATGATTGCTGTCAATGCTAGCATAGCTCCTACAACTGTGAATGCAGGAAATCTGTTGCCAACTGGTGGCATGAGTAGTGGCTCTTTCAGTAGATCTGAAGGTGAATCTGAACCTTATCTTTTAAAGTTAAATAGCATTTCCTGCTGATGCTAACTGAATGGTACTTTTTGTAGGAAATATATCTAATGGGTATCAACAGTCGCCTGCAAATTTTCCCATTGCTTCTGGTGGGATGTCATCAATTGGTGTCCCAAGAATGACTAGCCAAATGATTCCCACTCCAGGATTtaatagtaataacaataaCAGTAGCATTAATAATCAGTCTTACGTGAATAATCAACCTCCTAATAATGTTGGTGGGCTTTCAACTGTTGATTCAACTATGGTCTCTCAGCCACAGCAGCAGAAGCAACACATTGGTGGTCAAAACAGTCTTATTTTGCAGACCATTGGTAGCCAAATGGGCAGTGGCATCAGGTCTGGCTTGCAGCCGAAAAATTTTGGGTTTCCTAATGGGTCACTAAGTGGTGCATTAGGGATGATGGGAAACAATATGCAAATTGTTAATGAACTGGGGGCTTCTGGGGGATATCAGACTGCAACACCTTATACTAATTCATCTAAACCTTTGCAACAACACTTTGATCAACATCAGCGACCCTTAGTGCAAGGTAGCATATTGACTTCGTCTCTCTGCCCCTATATTTCCTAGTAATAATGAATGTGAATATGTAGTTATTGGATATACAAGTTGTCTCATAGAAAACAATTCTTTTCCTCAGGTGATGGATATGGTATGAACAATGCCGATTCTTTTGGTTCTGGAAATGTGTATGGTACTGTAACATCTGTTGGATCAATGGCCAACTCTCAGAATTTCAACCCAGTTAATTTGCAGTCTATGTCCAGAACAAATTCTTCTTTGATAAGCAACCAGTCGAATTTACATAGTGTGCAATCGGCTGCCCATCTGAAGCCTCAGTCCCTGGATCAGCTTGAAAAGATGAATTTCCAAATTCCCATTTCTTCAATAGATAATATCCTTCAGTCTAATCAACAATTTCAGCAGCAGCCCCATCAGTTCCAACAACAGAAGGTTTCACAACATCAGCAGAAGCAGCAAAACCTGCAGCATCAGAATTTGCTGAGCAATAGTGGTTATAGTCCGTCTCAGCTGATATCTGATATAGGCAGTCAAGTTAAGCATGAATCTGGATTGGAACACCATGATGAGATTTTACATCAGCAACCTTCTGAGCAATTTCAGCCTGAGTTGCAGAAGAACCATATGGAAGAGCTCTCTAGTCAGCAGGATATGCATTTGTCGCTGCCACAGAATTCTCAACAAATGCCACAGATACTGCATCAACACCAACTGGATTCAGAGTCTCATAATGATTATAAACTTTCAGCTGGATCCCAGCTGGAATCAGCTGTGCGGAGTCAGTGGCACCCTCATTCTCAAGTTCAGGTTCAAATGCCTGGGGATATGTCACATGAGCAGAATGTCCAAGAGGATTTCCGCCAGAGAATATCCGTGCAGGATGAAGCTCAGCGTAACAATTTATCTGCAGATGCATCTACTATTAGTCCAATGGTTGTTCCTAGAAGCTCATTGGATCAATCAAATTCAAGGGTTTCCATCTCTAGATCTGGAAATGGGAGCCATGATCGGCAGTTCAGAAATCAAGTGAGGTGGCTTTTGTTTTTGCGTCATGCTCGTAGGTGTAAAGCCTCCGAGGGAAAGTGTGATGGTAATTGTTTTACTGTCCGAAAGTTGTTGAGTCATATGGATATGTGTCAGTCATCTCGATGCTCGTATCCTCGTTGCCATCACTCCAAGATATTGATTCGTCATCACAAGACTTGTACAAATATAGCTTGCCCTGTTTGTGTTCCTGTTAACAATTATGTGCAGTCTCAAAAGGCCCGTGCTTGTCTAAACTCCACTTCTGGTTTGCCACCTTTGAGTAGTAGGTCTACTAGAACATATGATTCTGGAGATGTTTCAGCTAGAACGACTTCTACAACTACAGCAATTGATACTTCTGTTGACATACAACCTTCACTAAAACGCATGAAGATAGAGCATTTTTCTCGGTCTGCCATAGCTGAAAGTGAAGGTCCTGCAGTATCAGGTTCTGCTGTTACTGAACCTCATATATCTAAAGATATCAAACACCAAGATTACGAACATGGTGACAGGTGTATGCAAGTTAAACCTGAGCCTACGGAAGTAAAGGCGGAAGTCCCATTGAGTTCTGCTAAAGGTAGTCCTGCTGTTATTGAGATGAAGGATGATGGAGATGACATTTGCAAACCAAAGGCTGATGGAAAACCTATTACATGTGATGAATTTTCTGGCCTGCCTAAGCAAGAAAATGTTAAGATTGAGAAGGAGCCTGACTTTGCTGATCAAGAAAATACAGCACAGTCTTCTGAAAATGCATCTGGAACTAAGTCTGGGAAACCAAAAATAAAGGGGGTATCATTGACTGAATTGTTCACCCCTGAGCAAGTTAGGGAGCATATTAAAGGTCTCAGACAATGGGTTGGCCAGGTACACTTCATTTGTGGTGTAATGCTTTGTTTGAAGCTTTATTTTTTGTATGTAGATCATTGATAAATCATAGGAGGTAATATGTGCTAGCTTTCGAAAGCAGAAACTGGACTTGGTGACAAAAAATGTATTGAGGATAGTTCTTTACTTTTTTCAGAGTAAATCAAAGGCTGAAAAGAACCAAGCAATGGAGCACTCAATGAGTGAGAACTCCTGTCAATTATGTGCAGTTGAGAAACTTACTTTTGAACCACCACCTATTTATTGTAGCACTTGTGGTGCTCGCATTAAGCGGAATGCAATGTACTACACAATGGGAGCTGGCGATACACGACATTACTTTTGTATTCCATGTCATAATGAGGCTCGTGGAGATACCATTATTGTTGATGGAACTGCCATTCCAAAAGGAAGGcttgagaagaagaagaatgatgAAGAGACTGAAGAATGGGTCTGTAGAATGCTTACATTTTGTGCAATTATCTTTCATGATCATCCCTAGAAGttgtgttttcatttttctgtCTTCATAAAATTGTGCAGTGGGTTCAATGTGACAAATGTGAGGCTTGGCAGCATCAAATTTGTGCTTTATTTAATGGTCGAAGGAATGACGGCGGGCAAGCTGAATATACTTGCCCCAATTGCTATATTACCGAGGTCGAAAGAGGAGAGCGCAAGCCCTTACCTCAGAGTGCTGTCCTTGGGGCCAAAGATTTGCCAAGAACAATCCTTAGTGACCACATAGAGCAGCGATTATTTAGGAGACTGAAACAGGAAAGACTAGAGAGGGCAAGGGTTCAAGGAAAAAGTTATGATGAGGTGATTAATGGATCATGATCTCTTGCTGACGGTTGATTCTATGTTACACATGTTTGTcctttttgacttttttgttGCTGAaagatgtttgatatgttaCAAAATTGTGCACACATacacaagaaaaacaaaagtaagAACGAAAAGTAATATTCAAGTAAGTTTCCTTGTTTCTGGTTATGTATTGAAGTAACAAAAACTGTAGGGATATCTAAGTTAAAGCCCTTTTGCTTGTGATTGAGCATGTTGCTTGGAGTGAGTTTGTTTATGCTGAGGAGAACATTGAAGATTGGAGTAGTTGTATCTGTCCTAATTTATGTTTGAAGACCAGTGGCTTTGATTGGTGTTTAATATTTGCTACCCATTTTATCTAGTTATAGGTCATTTAGCTCCAAAGCTTATCATTCATATGACTTAGCATAAACTTCCCATTCCTTTGGCTTGGGCCAGTTAACCATTTTCTGTATATGGAATTTCTTCTTGGTATTCttggtttctttttttgttcttttctcatTGATATTTCCAAAGCTTATCAATCATAGGATGGGGTTTAAATTTCAGATTCCTTTGGCTTATATTATGGAGTTTCTTCTTGGCATTCctgttgatttctttttcattcttttgaagtCACATGCTAGTCCTCTACATGGAGTTCTGCTGCTGTAGGTAATAAGCTCATTTGTTGCTTCATCGATATTTCCAGGTTCCTGGGGCTGAGGCACTTGTAGTTAGAGTTGTTTCATCAGTTGACAAAAAGCTGGAAGTGAAGCCACGgtttct
This genomic window from Gossypium raimondii isolate GPD5lz chromosome 10, ASM2569854v1, whole genome shotgun sequence contains:
- the LOC105776297 gene encoding histone acetyltransferase HAC1 isoform X1 codes for the protein MNVQAHMSGQISGQVPNQGGLPQQNGNPLQPSQMQNLGVAGGVGVSGVVGTGGPHNTLNMDTDLMRIREFMRGKITEILKLRNQHPITEASMMKFRDFARRLEEGLFKIARTKEDYANLNTLEQRLQILIKGSRNVHNQRHPQLVNSASAAVGTMIPTPGMSHSGNPSMVTSSIDTSMIAVNASIAPTTVNAGNLLPTGGMSSGSFSRSEGNISNGYQQSPANFPIASGGMSSIGVPRMTSQMIPTPGFNSNNNNSSINNQSYVNNQPPNNVGGLSTVDSTMVSQPQQQKQHIGGQNSLILQTIGSQMGSGIRSGLQPKNFGFPNGSLSGALGMMGNNMQIVNELGASGGYQTATPYTNSSKPLQQHFDQHQRPLVQGDGYGMNNADSFGSGNVYGTVTSVGSMANSQNFNPVNLQSMSRTNSSLISNQSNLHSVQSAAHLKPQSLDQLEKMNFQIPISSIDNILQSNQQFQQQPHQFQQQKVSQHQQKQQNLQHQNLLSNSGYSPSQLISDIGSQVKHESGLEHHDEILHQQPSEQFQPELQKNHMEELSSQQDMHLSLPQNSQQMPQILHQHQLDSESHNDYKLSAGSQLESAVRSQWHPHSQVQVQMPGDMSHEQNVQEDFRQRISVQDEAQRNNLSADASTISPMVVPRSSLDQSNSRVSISRSGNGSHDRQFRNQVRWLLFLRHARRCKASEGKCDGNCFTVRKLLSHMDMCQSSRCSYPRCHHSKILIRHHKTCTNIACPVCVPVNNYVQSQKARACLNSTSGLPPLSSRSTRTYDSGDVSARTTSTTTAIDTSVDIQPSLKRMKIEHFSRSAIAESEGPAVSGSAVTEPHISKDIKHQDYEHGDRCMQVKPEPTEVKAEVPLSSAKGSPAVIEMKDDGDDICKPKADGKPITCDEFSGLPKQENVKIEKEPDFADQENTAQSSENASGTKSGKPKIKGVSLTELFTPEQVREHIKGLRQWVGQSKSKAEKNQAMEHSMSENSCQLCAVEKLTFEPPPIYCSTCGARIKRNAMYYTMGAGDTRHYFCIPCHNEARGDTIIVDGTAIPKGRLEKKKNDEETEEWWVQCDKCEAWQHQICALFNGRRNDGGQAEYTCPNCYITEVERGERKPLPQSAVLGAKDLPRTILSDHIEQRLFRRLKQERLERARVQGKSYDEVPGAEALVVRVVSSVDKKLEVKPRFLEIFQEENYPPEFPYKSKVVLLFQKIEGVEVCLFGMYVQEFGSECAFPNQRRVYLSYLDSVKYFRPEVKAVTGEALRTFVYHEILIGYLEYCKKRGFTSCYIWACPPLKGEDYILYCHPEIQKTPKSDKLREWYLSMLRKAAKEKIVVDLTNLYDHFFVYAGECKAKVTAARLPYFDGDYWPGAAEDLINQLRQEEDGRKLNRKGTTKKTITKRALKASGQSDLSANASKDLLLMHKLGETISPMKEDFIMVHLQHCCSHCCILMVSGTRWVCNQCKNFQICDKCYEVEQKREERERHPINQREKHVFYPVEITDVPTDTKDKDEILESEFFDTRQAFLSLCQGNHYQYDTLRRAKHSSMMVLYHLHNPTAPAFVTTCNVCHLDIETGQGWRCEVCPDFDVCNACFQRDGGIDHPHKLTNHPSMAERDAQNKEARQLRVLQLRKMLDLLVHASQCRSAHCQYPNCRKVKGLFRHGIQCKTRASGGCVLCKKMWYLLQLHARACKESECHVPRCRDLKDHLKRLQQQSDSRRRAAVMEMMRQRAAEVAGSSG
- the LOC105776297 gene encoding histone acetyltransferase HAC1 isoform X2 is translated as MSGQISGQVPNQGGLPQQNGNPLQPSQMQNLGVAGGVGVSGVVGTGGPHNTLNMDTDLMRIREFMRGKITEILKLRNQHPITEASMMKFRDFARRLEEGLFKIARTKEDYANLNTLEQRLQILIKGSRNVHNQRHPQLVNSASAAVGTMIPTPGMSHSGNPSMVTSSIDTSMIAVNASIAPTTVNAGNLLPTGGMSSGSFSRSEGNISNGYQQSPANFPIASGGMSSIGVPRMTSQMIPTPGFNSNNNNSSINNQSYVNNQPPNNVGGLSTVDSTMVSQPQQQKQHIGGQNSLILQTIGSQMGSGIRSGLQPKNFGFPNGSLSGALGMMGNNMQIVNELGASGGYQTATPYTNSSKPLQQHFDQHQRPLVQGDGYGMNNADSFGSGNVYGTVTSVGSMANSQNFNPVNLQSMSRTNSSLISNQSNLHSVQSAAHLKPQSLDQLEKMNFQIPISSIDNILQSNQQFQQQPHQFQQQKVSQHQQKQQNLQHQNLLSNSGYSPSQLISDIGSQVKHESGLEHHDEILHQQPSEQFQPELQKNHMEELSSQQDMHLSLPQNSQQMPQILHQHQLDSESHNDYKLSAGSQLESAVRSQWHPHSQVQVQMPGDMSHEQNVQEDFRQRISVQDEAQRNNLSADASTISPMVVPRSSLDQSNSRVSISRSGNGSHDRQFRNQVRWLLFLRHARRCKASEGKCDGNCFTVRKLLSHMDMCQSSRCSYPRCHHSKILIRHHKTCTNIACPVCVPVNNYVQSQKARACLNSTSGLPPLSSRSTRTYDSGDVSARTTSTTTAIDTSVDIQPSLKRMKIEHFSRSAIAESEGPAVSGSAVTEPHISKDIKHQDYEHGDRCMQVKPEPTEVKAEVPLSSAKGSPAVIEMKDDGDDICKPKADGKPITCDEFSGLPKQENVKIEKEPDFADQENTAQSSENASGTKSGKPKIKGVSLTELFTPEQVREHIKGLRQWVGQSKSKAEKNQAMEHSMSENSCQLCAVEKLTFEPPPIYCSTCGARIKRNAMYYTMGAGDTRHYFCIPCHNEARGDTIIVDGTAIPKGRLEKKKNDEETEEWWVQCDKCEAWQHQICALFNGRRNDGGQAEYTCPNCYITEVERGERKPLPQSAVLGAKDLPRTILSDHIEQRLFRRLKQERLERARVQGKSYDEVPGAEALVVRVVSSVDKKLEVKPRFLEIFQEENYPPEFPYKSKVVLLFQKIEGVEVCLFGMYVQEFGSECAFPNQRRVYLSYLDSVKYFRPEVKAVTGEALRTFVYHEILIGYLEYCKKRGFTSCYIWACPPLKGEDYILYCHPEIQKTPKSDKLREWYLSMLRKAAKEKIVVDLTNLYDHFFVYAGECKAKVTAARLPYFDGDYWPGAAEDLINQLRQEEDGRKLNRKGTTKKTITKRALKASGQSDLSANASKDLLLMHKLGETISPMKEDFIMVHLQHCCSHCCILMVSGTRWVCNQCKNFQICDKCYEVEQKREERERHPINQREKHVFYPVEITDVPTDTKDKDEILESEFFDTRQAFLSLCQGNHYQYDTLRRAKHSSMMVLYHLHNPTAPAFVTTCNVCHLDIETGQGWRCEVCPDFDVCNACFQRDGGIDHPHKLTNHPSMAERDAQNKEARQLRVLQLRKMLDLLVHASQCRSAHCQYPNCRKVKGLFRHGIQCKTRASGGCVLCKKMWYLLQLHARACKESECHVPRCRDLKDHLKRLQQQSDSRRRAAVMEMMRQRAAEVAGSSG